One Nitrospina watsonii DNA segment encodes these proteins:
- a CDS encoding ABC transporter permease, with translation MTAFIIRNIGQRLILLVFISIIAHTIVHLAPGEPSLVDPANPRMKAEDIQRIRDAFHLDDPMHVQYAYWMRDLFTGELKSFKDNQPVLAKIWDRFLNSLPLFLVATLITWSIAFPMGIKAALHRNSAFDRSTTFISYALISIPGFFLAYVLIIFVVQNLNVSVIGMQTFGFENVGPLFKSMDYLWHLTLPSLMTAITGLAVLSRYVRSQMLEVINQDYIRTARAKGLDEDTVIYHHGLRNALLPFITMFGLMIPGLIGGSVIFETIFAWPGMGRLGYEAILARDFPVILTLNFIAAVLTLAGTLVSDILYAVADPRIKF, from the coding sequence ATGACCGCATTCATCATCCGCAATATCGGCCAGCGTCTCATCCTGCTGGTGTTCATCTCGATCATCGCCCACACCATCGTGCACCTGGCGCCCGGCGAGCCGAGCCTGGTCGATCCCGCCAACCCGCGTATGAAGGCGGAAGACATCCAGCGTATTCGCGACGCCTTTCACCTCGACGACCCCATGCACGTGCAGTATGCCTACTGGATGCGCGACCTGTTCACCGGCGAACTGAAATCGTTCAAGGACAACCAGCCGGTGCTGGCAAAAATCTGGGACCGATTTCTGAATTCGCTGCCGCTGTTTCTCGTCGCCACGCTCATCACCTGGAGCATCGCCTTTCCCATGGGCATCAAGGCGGCGCTGCACCGCAACTCCGCCTTCGATCGCTCGACGACGTTCATCTCGTACGCGCTGATCTCGATCCCCGGCTTCTTCCTGGCGTACGTCCTCATCATTTTTGTGGTGCAGAATCTCAACGTCTCGGTGATCGGCATGCAGACCTTCGGTTTCGAAAACGTCGGACCGCTGTTCAAATCGATGGACTACCTGTGGCACCTGACGCTGCCCTCCTTGATGACGGCGATCACGGGACTCGCGGTGCTGTCGCGCTACGTGCGCTCGCAGATGCTGGAGGTGATCAACCAGGACTACATCCGCACCGCCCGCGCCAAGGGACTGGACGAGGACACGGTGATCTACCATCACGGCCTGAGGAACGCGCTGTTGCCGTTCATCACCATGTTCGGCCTGATGATCCCCGGCCTCATTGGCGGCTCGGTGATTTTCGAAACCATCTTCGCCTGGCCGGGCATGGGCCGGCTGGGATACGAAGCCATCCTGGCGCGGGATTTCCCGGTGATCCTGACGCTCAATTTCATCG
- a CDS encoding Nif3-like dinuclear metal center hexameric protein — translation MDIIQISHYLDQLLDIHNIRDASHAVNGLQIENTGDIQKVGLAVDACQATIDLALDAGCDMMFVHHGLFWGGLQPVRGAHYKKLARMMEANLGLYSAHIPLDVHPVLGNNRQLADVIGLENLQEFALHDGQHIGLRGTIAPKTGHELGGMLSEALKTNVRVIGDGVIRSVGLVTGGAGKLLGEAIREGLDCFITGEGEAYQFHDAMENGCILMFAGHYATETGGVKAVGKHLEEQFGLESLFLDYPTGL, via the coding sequence ATGGACATTATACAGATCAGCCATTACCTCGACCAACTGCTCGACATCCATAATATCAGGGATGCCTCCCACGCGGTCAACGGATTGCAGATCGAGAACACCGGCGACATCCAAAAAGTGGGGCTGGCGGTGGACGCCTGCCAGGCCACCATCGACCTGGCCCTCGACGCCGGCTGCGACATGATGTTCGTTCACCACGGCCTGTTCTGGGGCGGACTGCAACCGGTGCGCGGCGCGCATTACAAAAAGCTGGCGCGCATGATGGAGGCCAACCTCGGCCTCTACTCGGCGCACATCCCGCTGGACGTGCACCCGGTGCTGGGCAACAACCGGCAACTGGCCGATGTCATCGGCCTCGAAAATTTGCAGGAGTTCGCCCTGCACGACGGGCAGCACATCGGCCTGCGCGGCACCATTGCGCCGAAAACCGGGCACGAACTGGGCGGCATGTTGTCCGAGGCGTTGAAGACCAACGTGCGGGTCATCGGCGACGGCGTCATCCGTTCCGTGGGACTCGTCACCGGCGGCGCGGGCAAACTTTTGGGCGAGGCCATCCGCGAAGGGCTCGACTGCTTCATCACCGGCGAAGGCGAGGCCTACCAGTTTCACGATGCGATGGAAAACGGCTGCATCCTGATGTTCGCCGGGCACTACGCCACCGAGACCGGCGGCGTGAAGGCCGTGGGCAAACACCTCGAAGAGCAGTTCGGCCTCGAATCCCTCTTCCTCGACTACCCGACGGGTTTATAA
- a CDS encoding GIY-YIG nuclease family protein: MKTYYVYILTNRSGTLYTGMTNDLQRRVWEHKFSDVPGFSKKYKLDRLLYFEQTENVSAAIEREKQIKGWKRTKKLELIEAMNPMWEDLSWDWFETNR; the protein is encoded by the coding sequence ATGAAAACCTACTACGTATACATTTTGACCAACCGATCCGGCACTTTGTACACGGGTATGACCAATGACCTGCAAAGAAGGGTCTGGGAGCACAAATTTTCCGACGTTCCAGGTTTTTCAAAAAAGTACAAATTGGATCGATTGCTCTATTTTGAACAGACCGAAAATGTGAGCGCGGCCATCGAACGGGAGAAGCAGATTAAGGGGTGGAAACGGACTAAAAAATTAGAGTTGATTGAGGCGATGAACCCAATGTGGGAGGATTTGAGCTGGGATTGGTTCGAAACCAACAGATAG